From the genome of Scytonema hofmannii PCC 7110, one region includes:
- a CDS encoding SWIM zinc finger family protein encodes MSNQTLQASREWWSQRWLDLLDSYRFKKRLERGRIYAREGNVLSIEFKGARVLAKVQGSEAEPYKVSLSLDPFSNEEWGYASETMSQKAIFSAKLLAGEMPQNIEEVFTTNGLSLFPFTLSDVHSKCSCPDKANPCKHVAAVYYQLGDRFSEDPFVLFQLRGRTKDQIIRSLRELRSVGNNVETLHRDNGELQHDESQQTTSSLQTLSSFWQYDEPLESSLVVIAPSGSETVLDALGAIPLAKEEEKTANLTTADVVMKYLDAVYKDVSQKAFLTAMNVGGG; translated from the coding sequence ATGTCAAATCAAACACTGCAAGCTAGTAGAGAATGGTGGTCACAAAGGTGGCTTGATTTGTTAGATTCTTATCGGTTTAAAAAGCGGTTGGAACGTGGCAGAATCTATGCACGCGAGGGAAACGTTCTCAGTATTGAATTTAAAGGTGCAAGGGTTTTAGCTAAAGTTCAAGGAAGTGAAGCAGAACCCTATAAAGTTTCGCTTTCCCTCGACCCCTTTAGTAATGAGGAATGGGGTTATGCATCTGAAACTATGTCTCAAAAGGCAATTTTCTCGGCAAAGTTGTTGGCAGGAGAAATGCCGCAAAATATAGAAGAGGTTTTTACTACCAATGGTCTTTCTCTCTTCCCTTTTACCTTATCTGATGTTCACAGTAAATGTTCTTGTCCTGACAAAGCAAATCCATGCAAACATGTTGCAGCAGTATATTATCAGTTAGGCGATCGCTTTAGTGAAGACCCGTTTGTTCTTTTTCAATTACGAGGACGTACCAAAGACCAGATTATTCGCAGTTTACGTGAGTTACGTAGTGTAGGAAATAATGTAGAGACGTTACATAGAGATAATGGAGAACTTCAGCATGATGAGTCCCAACAGACTACTTCTAGTTTACAAACACTGAGTTCTTTTTGGCAATACGATGAACCCCTTGAATCTTCTTTGGTAGTGATTGCACCATCAGGTAGCGAAACTGTTTTAGATGCTTTAGGAGCAATTCCTTTAGCTAAAGAAGAGGAAAAAACAGCAAACTTGACGACTGCTGATGTAGTGATGAAGTATTTAGATGCAGTTTACAAAGATGTCAGCCAGAAGGCGTTTCTAACAGCTATGAACGTAGGCGGGGGATAA
- a CDS encoding DEAD/DEAH box helicase: MAILHGSWVIKDRGSCLFIWGETWRTLGTDSGISSSLAEVPQHPLAMTPVELFEWLRSRNITVETLNITSPQNGQKTTQNGRTKKSTGTAINLPTLSQVIALPTYIQNDGQEETVAISPAHSATLGTENDTPKYLQPWTVEGFCLNPEAAIKFLTSLPLNINDETSHFLGGDLRFWAQIARWSLDLISRCKFLPTLQQQPDNSTVAKWQALLDSAQDGTRLEKFSQLMPLACRMYQQGVGSREWGVGSGGTSVYIDLPIEPQDLLLDFLNSTVDAQIRGMVGSQAPVEARMMASVPPTIRQWLLSLTAVTNTVNGDSFGVERLEAALKAWTLPLQYQVGTKHQFRTCFELRPPELNQQDWILAYFLQAADDPKFLLDAATIWNQSVEKLVYRNRTIEQPQETFLRGLGLASRLYSPIASSLETPNPEFCRLNPVQAYEFIKSMVWRFEDGGLGVVLPNTLENRGNIANRLGLKVTAQTPKKTKERLGLQSLLNFKWELAIGGQTLSKAEFDKLVALNSPLVEINGEWVELRSQDIKTAQTFFASRKEQMALSLEDALRISMGDTQVVEKLPVVSFEASGALQELVTTLTNNKAVEPIPAPASFQGKLRPYQERGVAWLAFLERWGLGACLADDMGLGKSIEFIAFALHLKEQEALENPTLLVCPTSVLGNWEREVKKFAPNLKVLQYHGDKRPKGKEFAEVAKKHDLIITSYSLVQRDVKSLQGVSWQMLVLDEAQNVKNAEAKQSQAVRLLEATFRIALTGTPVENRLQELWSILDFLNPGYLGNKQFFQRRFAIPIEKYGDTASLTQLRSLVQPFILRRLKTDREIIQDLPEKQEMTIFCGLTAEQAKLYQKVVEDSLAEIDSAEGLQRRGMILGLLSKLKQICNHPAHYLKQDSLVKYHSGKLQRLEEMLEVAIAGGDRALIFTQFAEWGKLLQPYLEKQLKRETLFLYGSTSKKHREEMIDRFQHDPQGPPVMILSLKAGGVGLNLTRANHVFHFDRWWNPAVENQATDRVFRIGQTRNVQVHKFVCTGTLEEKIHDMIESKKQLAEQVVGAGEDWLTEMDTNQLRNLLILDRNAVIEEDEMVSG; this comes from the coding sequence ATGGCAATTTTACACGGTAGTTGGGTAATAAAAGATCGAGGTAGCTGTTTATTCATTTGGGGAGAAACTTGGCGGACTCTTGGAACTGATTCTGGTATAAGTTCATCACTTGCAGAAGTACCACAACACCCATTGGCAATGACACCAGTGGAATTATTCGAGTGGTTGCGATCGCGCAACATCACTGTAGAGACACTCAATATAACTTCTCCACAAAATGGGCAGAAAACAACCCAGAATGGACGGACGAAAAAATCCACAGGTACCGCCATCAATTTGCCAACTCTCAGCCAAGTCATTGCTTTACCAACTTATATTCAAAATGACGGTCAGGAGGAAACAGTAGCCATTTCTCCAGCACATTCTGCCACATTAGGTACAGAAAATGACACCCCAAAATATTTACAACCGTGGACAGTGGAAGGTTTCTGTCTTAACCCCGAAGCAGCAATAAAATTTCTGACTTCTCTCCCCCTCAATATAAATGACGAGACAAGTCACTTTTTAGGAGGAGATTTACGTTTTTGGGCGCAAATAGCTCGCTGGAGTTTGGATCTCATTTCTCGCTGTAAGTTTTTGCCTACGCTTCAACAGCAACCCGATAATTCTACAGTTGCTAAATGGCAAGCACTCCTAGACAGCGCTCAAGATGGAACTCGCTTGGAAAAGTTTTCTCAGTTAATGCCACTGGCTTGTCGGATGTATCAACAGGGAGTAGGGAGTAGGGAGTGGGGAGTAGGGAGTGGGGGAACTTCAGTTTATATTGATTTGCCAATTGAACCGCAAGATTTGCTGCTAGATTTTCTTAACAGTACGGTGGATGCCCAAATACGAGGGATGGTAGGTTCTCAAGCGCCTGTGGAAGCCAGGATGATGGCATCGGTTCCACCCACAATTCGACAGTGGTTGCTATCTTTAACGGCTGTCACTAACACAGTTAATGGGGATTCCTTTGGGGTGGAACGACTAGAAGCAGCACTGAAAGCTTGGACTTTACCCCTACAATATCAAGTGGGTACAAAACATCAATTTCGTACCTGTTTTGAACTGCGACCTCCAGAATTAAACCAGCAAGATTGGATTTTAGCTTATTTTCTCCAAGCTGCTGACGATCCCAAGTTTTTGTTAGATGCAGCAACAATTTGGAACCAATCTGTAGAGAAATTGGTTTATCGAAACCGGACTATTGAACAACCACAAGAAACTTTTTTGCGGGGTTTGGGGTTGGCTTCGCGATTGTATTCACCCATTGCATCCAGTTTAGAAACCCCAAATCCTGAATTCTGTCGCCTCAATCCCGTGCAAGCCTATGAGTTTATTAAATCTATGGTGTGGCGTTTTGAGGATGGCGGTTTGGGAGTGGTTTTGCCGAATACGTTAGAAAATCGGGGAAATATCGCAAATCGTTTGGGTTTGAAAGTGACTGCTCAAACACCAAAAAAAACAAAGGAACGCTTGGGTTTGCAGAGTTTATTAAACTTTAAGTGGGAATTGGCAATTGGCGGTCAAACTCTTTCCAAAGCAGAGTTTGACAAACTGGTGGCGTTAAACAGTCCTTTGGTAGAGATTAACGGCGAATGGGTAGAATTGCGATCGCAAGATATCAAAACAGCACAAACCTTTTTTGCCTCTCGTAAAGAACAAATGGCATTGTCTTTAGAAGATGCTTTACGAATCAGTATGGGTGACACTCAGGTGGTTGAAAAACTACCAGTGGTTAGCTTTGAAGCATCGGGGGCATTGCAAGAACTCGTTACGACTTTAACAAATAACAAAGCTGTTGAACCAATCCCTGCACCCGCAAGCTTCCAAGGAAAATTGCGACCTTATCAGGAACGTGGAGTCGCGTGGCTTGCTTTTTTGGAACGTTGGGGCTTGGGCGCTTGTTTGGCGGACGATATGGGGTTAGGTAAGTCTATCGAATTTATTGCCTTTGCTCTTCACCTAAAAGAACAAGAAGCATTGGAAAACCCAACCCTACTCGTTTGCCCAACATCAGTATTAGGCAACTGGGAACGAGAGGTCAAAAAATTTGCTCCCAACCTGAAGGTTTTACAATATCACGGTGACAAGCGACCTAAGGGGAAAGAATTTGCAGAAGTTGCGAAAAAGCACGATTTAATCATCACCAGTTATTCATTGGTTCAACGCGATGTTAAATCTTTGCAAGGAGTTTCTTGGCAAATGCTTGTTTTGGATGAAGCGCAAAATGTGAAAAATGCAGAGGCAAAACAGTCGCAAGCAGTACGGCTGTTAGAAGCAACATTTCGCATTGCTTTAACAGGAACGCCAGTAGAAAATAGATTGCAAGAACTATGGTCGATCTTAGATTTTCTCAATCCTGGATATTTGGGAAACAAACAATTTTTCCAAAGACGCTTTGCTATTCCTATTGAGAAATATGGTGATACTGCTTCATTAACTCAGTTGCGTTCATTAGTGCAGCCTTTTATTCTACGCCGGTTGAAAACAGATCGTGAAATTATTCAAGATTTGCCAGAAAAACAGGAAATGACTATTTTTTGTGGGTTGACAGCCGAACAAGCAAAACTTTATCAAAAAGTGGTGGAAGACTCGCTTGCTGAAATTGACTCCGCAGAAGGTTTGCAACGTCGGGGGATGATTTTAGGTTTGTTAAGCAAGCTCAAACAAATTTGCAATCATCCAGCACACTATTTGAAGCAGGATTCTTTGGTAAAATACCATTCCGGTAAACTTCAACGTTTGGAAGAAATGCTAGAGGTTGCGATCGCAGGAGGCGATCGTGCTCTGATATTTACTCAATTTGCGGAGTGGGGTAAGTTACTTCAACCCTATTTAGAAAAACAACTAAAGAGAGAAACATTGTTTTTATATGGCAGTACCAGTAAAAAACACCGTGAGGAAATGATAGACCGTTTCCAACACGACCCGCAGGGACCACCCGTGATGATTCTCTCCTTAAAAGCTGGAGGAGTAGGATTGAATTTGACAAGAGCCAACCACGTTTTCCACTTTGATAGATGGTGGAATCCAGCAGTGGAAAATCAGGCAACAGATAGAGTCTTTCGGATCGGTCAAACACGCAACGTACAGGTACATAAATTTGTCTGTACTGGGACTCTTGAGGAGAAGATTCACGACATGATTGAAAGTAAAAAACAACTTGCAGAACAAGTTGTAGGTGCAGGAGAAGATTGGCTGACAGAAATGGATACCAACCAACTTCGCAACTTACTAATTCTCGATCGCAATGCCGTGATAGAAGAAGATGAAATGGTTAGTGGTTAG
- a CDS encoding metallophosphoesterase family protein gives MKLKRRRFFLFGSLTTLGAGVISFLGRQNSNYTYTAAVANTVVSAKPKTKDLLLRFVSVADTGTGDRGQYSVARAMTEYHSQNPYDLILLAGDNIYTNGEIEKINEVFERPYASLLQKGVKFQAVLGNHDIRTDNGYPQIKYVNFNMLGRFYTFRRDKPGTACAKSDRIQFFALDTNNNADWKNQLIWLENELSRSNAPWKIVYGHHPIYASGVYGNNPTFIKIFTPLFQKYGVQLYINGHEHHYERTKAINGTTYLICGGGAGTRPVGHSDWTDFAAQKLSFAAYEVYTDRIEISGIDTDNRIFDKGIILI, from the coding sequence GTGAAACTAAAACGTCGTCGATTTTTTCTTTTTGGTAGTTTAACTACCCTTGGTGCAGGTGTTATCAGTTTTTTAGGTCGTCAAAATAGCAATTATACTTATACTGCTGCTGTGGCAAATACAGTAGTCTCTGCTAAACCAAAAACAAAAGATTTGTTACTTCGTTTTGTTTCTGTTGCAGATACAGGAACTGGCGATAGGGGTCAGTATTCTGTAGCTAGAGCAATGACTGAGTATCACAGCCAAAACCCCTACGATCTCATTCTACTTGCAGGAGATAATATATATACTAACGGCGAAATAGAAAAAATTAATGAAGTTTTTGAGCGTCCCTATGCATCTTTGCTTCAAAAAGGCGTGAAATTTCAAGCTGTTTTGGGAAATCACGATATTCGCACAGACAATGGCTATCCTCAAATAAAATATGTTAACTTTAATATGTTGGGGCGCTTCTACACTTTTCGTCGCGATAAGCCGGGTACGGCTTGCGCTAAGAGCGATCGCATACAATTTTTTGCTTTAGATACCAACAACAACGCTGATTGGAAAAATCAGCTAATATGGTTAGAGAATGAATTAAGTCGCTCTAACGCACCTTGGAAAATTGTATACGGTCATCATCCGATTTATGCATCGGGTGTTTATGGTAATAATCCAACTTTTATTAAAATATTCACGCCACTGTTTCAAAAATACGGAGTCCAACTCTATATTAACGGTCACGAACACCATTACGAGCGCACAAAAGCTATTAATGGAACAACTTATTTAATTTGTGGTGGGGGTGCGGGAACTCGTCCTGTAGGACATTCAGACTGGACAGATTTTGCTGCACAAAAGCTAAGTTTTGCCGCTTATGAGGTTTATACAGATAGAATAGAAATCAGTGGTATCGACACCGATAACCGCATTTTTGATAAAGGTATTATATTAATTTGA
- a CDS encoding retron system putative HNH endonuclease, with protein MKHIQKSREPDSLTKWKQKLGSRIPDWKSFAKGVKDDVYFSLLQEQGYICCYCGRPIARKQCHIEHYRPKSVYKQLTFEYTNLIASCQGEDEERPRVPVHCGHKKQAWFDEELMISPLDPNCPDYFKYSGSGEILPTDDPQKQASAKTTIQKLALDINKLRKLRRAAIDAVLQATNGLTGAEIQLLAQAYDKQDSGGRFTPFSAAITYTLKQYF; from the coding sequence ATGAAACACATTCAAAAAAGCCGAGAACCAGATAGCTTAACCAAATGGAAGCAGAAGCTTGGGAGTCGAATACCTGATTGGAAATCTTTCGCTAAAGGTGTGAAAGACGATGTGTATTTCTCTCTTCTACAAGAACAAGGTTATATTTGTTGCTACTGTGGTAGACCCATTGCTAGAAAGCAATGTCATATAGAACACTATAGACCCAAGAGTGTATACAAACAGCTCACATTTGAATACACAAATCTTATCGCTTCGTGTCAGGGAGAAGATGAAGAAAGACCTCGCGTACCAGTCCATTGCGGGCACAAAAAACAAGCTTGGTTTGACGAGGAACTGATGATTTCTCCTTTAGATCCAAATTGTCCGGATTACTTTAAGTACTCTGGATCTGGAGAAATTTTACCCACAGATGACCCACAAAAGCAAGCGTCTGCTAAAACAACCATTCAAAAACTGGCACTTGACATTAATAAGTTAAGAAAGCTGAGACGTGCAGCCATTGACGCAGTACTGCAAGCTACTAATGGGTTAACAGGCGCAGAAATACAGTTACTTGCTCAAGCCTATGATAAACAAGATTCAGGCGGACGGTTTACACCCTTTTCAGCAGCCATTACCTATACACTCAAGCAGTATTTTTGA
- a CDS encoding type II toxin-antitoxin system PemK/MazF family toxin → MSSSYIPERGDIVKLEFGLVEITADLIKRAFTLKNSGMSFEEIAKTLNAELERQGREQQGYRPGLVLSPFQYNKMSSMVLACPITSHKKGLSFEVALMDGMKTKGVILTDQVKSLDWKARKVVFVEKVEQDLMEEVQARIETLIL, encoded by the coding sequence GTGAGCAGTTCATATATTCCAGAGCGAGGTGATATCGTTAAATTAGAATTTGGATTAGTCGAAATTACGGCGGATTTAATCAAACGGGCATTTACGTTGAAAAACTCAGGTATGTCTTTTGAAGAAATCGCCAAGACATTGAATGCTGAATTAGAACGTCAAGGGCGCGAGCAGCAAGGCTACCGCCCTGGTTTAGTGTTGTCTCCCTTTCAGTACAACAAAATGTCTTCTATGGTTTTGGCTTGTCCCATCACTTCTCACAAGAAAGGGCTGAGTTTTGAGGTCGCGCTGATGGATGGTATGAAAACGAAAGGAGTCATTTTAACCGACCAAGTAAAATCTTTAGATTGGAAAGCCAGAAAAGTCGTGTTTGTAGAGAAAGTGGAACAGGACTTAATGGAAGAAGTACAAGCAAGAATTGAAACTTTGATTCTGTAA
- a CDS encoding AAA family ATPase, translating to MKVKHLKMSSFRGIGDLTLDFCETGPTVLIGVNGVGKSSILDCLAILLSQLTGRIQDSIEFMRSLSEEDVTNGSQETQIEITISLNEEQDLTWSLSEVKTQDQSPESSAARRLEEIKALLDKREQPLQKRAGQKNLKLALESLLEDFNQIEGQETSEDFLEDLEKAANEIRSHLVANENANIPLAIYYPVNRAVLDMPLEIAEAFSFQQTNAYDQALTGGRIDFKGFFEWFRNREDLENELRRDNSDRRDKQLEAVRNAVSSMQPDFSDLRVERSPLRMTVKKQGREFIVSQLSDGEKCLLALVGDLARRLAIANPSLDNPLQGNGVVLIDEIELHLHPKWQREIIPAITRTFPNCQFIITTHSPQVVSHVQADNIFLLETTPDGIIAQQPESSFGRDSNTILEDIMGVAERPQQIKDSLVHLFRLIDRGNLDSAKQLRQNLADEIGEDDPEFVRADVLIRRKEVLNR from the coding sequence ATGAAAGTCAAACACCTAAAAATGTCTTCATTCCGTGGAATCGGCGATCTAACGTTGGATTTTTGTGAAACAGGTCCAACTGTACTTATCGGTGTCAATGGTGTGGGAAAATCCAGTATCCTTGATTGTCTTGCTATTCTTTTGTCTCAGCTTACAGGACGAATTCAAGATTCTATAGAATTTATGCGTTCTTTAAGCGAAGAAGATGTAACAAATGGCAGTCAAGAGACTCAAATTGAAATCACAATTTCTCTAAATGAAGAACAAGATTTAACTTGGTCTTTAAGTGAGGTTAAAACACAAGACCAATCTCCTGAAAGTTCAGCAGCAAGAAGATTGGAAGAAATTAAAGCTTTATTGGATAAGAGAGAACAACCTTTACAAAAGCGGGCTGGACAAAAAAATTTAAAACTGGCTTTGGAATCGCTATTAGAAGACTTCAATCAAATAGAAGGTCAGGAGACAAGCGAAGACTTTCTAGAAGATTTAGAAAAAGCAGCTAACGAAATTAGAAGTCATCTGGTAGCCAACGAGAATGCCAACATACCTTTAGCAATTTACTACCCAGTAAACCGCGCTGTTCTTGATATGCCTTTGGAAATTGCTGAAGCATTTTCTTTTCAACAAACAAATGCTTACGACCAAGCATTAACGGGTGGAAGAATTGACTTCAAAGGCTTTTTTGAATGGTTCCGAAATCGCGAAGATTTAGAAAATGAATTGCGCCGGGATAATTCCGATCGCAGAGACAAACAGTTAGAAGCAGTGAGAAATGCAGTTTCCTCAATGCAACCAGATTTTTCTGACTTGCGCGTTGAGCGATCGCCTCTGCGAATGACTGTCAAAAAACAAGGTAGAGAATTCATCGTCAGTCAATTATCTGATGGTGAAAAATGCTTGCTAGCCTTGGTAGGAGATTTAGCAAGGCGGTTGGCAATTGCCAATCCAAGTTTAGACAATCCACTGCAAGGGAACGGTGTTGTTTTAATCGATGAAATTGAACTTCACCTGCATCCAAAATGGCAACGGGAAATTATTCCTGCTATTACCAGAACATTCCCCAATTGTCAATTTATTATCACAACCCACTCACCACAAGTTGTCAGTCACGTTCAAGCTGATAATATCTTTCTTCTAGAAACAACACCTGATGGTATTATTGCCCAACAACCAGAAAGTTCTTTTGGCAGGGATAGCAATACCATTTTAGAAGACATCATGGGTGTCGCTGAAAGACCTCAACAGATTAAAGATAGTCTGGTGCATCTTTTTAGATTAATCGATCGGGGGAATCTCGATAGTGCCAAACAATTGCGCCAAAATTTGGCAGATGAAATTGGAGAAGACGATCCGGAATTTGTACGAGCAGATGTACTGATCCGCCGCAAGGAAGTTTTAAACAGATGA
- a CDS encoding TIGR03985 family CRISPR-associated protein, whose amino-acid sequence MSEQVFQDLPHVELLQWLARGSLKQNLLRAIRLWVWLRSLYGNSQKRLVLDDSFTYAEWRDAFFTPTHPKGDIIPKPHDSLCPCSKTTAEWLFSEKTSIAAHQWKGLMLAHTGMDLSHLDKQLQQRLFGVTRRSLQGDLETLAELGWLQYKAQKYHRVREFPPRPVSSQDEATATQLSAYELNFLQEDLVAIAETHAQKINGVQRLFLQLDYVIPRSTIDMVEDWQYKLRQLWAKTPVSPIKLTYKSARLGNTLDCIVYPVCIYYVQRAVYLCAYGQSPERKTDWYNFRLDRIHDMIALEWANSAIPSNLQKCYQQASLPNPDDIAIEMSKAWGFDFYLPSQLMLLRFDRNFHDRYIQNTFRHETFEAISYKQAKNLIQQNTKQPEQQQTLLKILENRSHKDAYYRLNYRHGDNNVSMRIRAWRPKAEVIMPWELRKSIADDVATEFNLYHDR is encoded by the coding sequence GTGTCTGAACAAGTTTTTCAAGATCTTCCCCATGTAGAATTATTGCAGTGGTTGGCACGAGGTTCGCTCAAACAGAACCTATTGCGGGCAATTCGCTTGTGGGTATGGTTGCGATCGCTCTACGGAAACAGCCAAAAGCGGTTGGTTTTAGACGATTCTTTCACCTATGCAGAATGGCGGGATGCATTCTTCACTCCCACGCACCCAAAAGGAGATATCATCCCCAAACCACATGACTCTCTTTGTCCGTGTTCCAAAACCACAGCCGAGTGGTTATTTAGTGAGAAAACCAGCATTGCTGCTCACCAGTGGAAGGGATTGATGCTTGCTCACACTGGTATGGATTTATCCCATCTGGACAAACAGCTACAACAGCGCTTGTTCGGTGTAACTCGTCGTTCTCTCCAAGGTGATTTGGAAACTCTCGCTGAACTTGGCTGGCTGCAATACAAAGCCCAAAAATACCATCGCGTGCGGGAATTTCCACCACGTCCCGTAAGTTCTCAAGATGAAGCCACAGCTACCCAACTCAGTGCTTATGAACTAAACTTTTTACAGGAAGATTTGGTTGCCATCGCAGAAACCCACGCCCAAAAAATCAACGGCGTGCAACGCTTGTTCCTACAACTTGATTATGTCATTCCCCGCAGCACCATTGATATGGTTGAGGATTGGCAATACAAGTTAAGACAGCTTTGGGCAAAAACTCCAGTCTCACCAATTAAACTCACTTACAAAAGCGCCAGGTTGGGAAACACTCTTGATTGCATAGTTTACCCAGTCTGCATCTACTACGTCCAGAGAGCAGTTTATCTGTGTGCTTACGGTCAAAGCCCCGAACGAAAAACGGATTGGTACAATTTTCGCCTCGATCGCATTCACGATATGATTGCCTTAGAATGGGCAAACTCAGCCATTCCCTCAAATTTACAGAAGTGCTATCAACAAGCATCTTTACCGAACCCAGATGACATTGCTATAGAAATGTCCAAAGCGTGGGGGTTCGATTTCTATTTACCCTCCCAACTGATGCTCTTACGATTTGACCGAAATTTTCACGATCGCTATATCCAAAATACCTTCCGACACGAAACTTTTGAGGCGATTAGCTACAAGCAAGCCAAGAATCTGATCCAGCAAAATACAAAGCAACCAGAACAACAACAGACATTGCTCAAAATTCTAGAAAATCGTTCACATAAAGATGCTTACTATCGCCTCAACTACCGACACGGCGATAACAACGTCAGTATGCGTATACGAGCATGGCGACCAAAAGCTGAAGTCATTATGCCTTGGGAATTAAGAAAAAGTATAGCCGATGATGTTGCTACAGAATTTAACCTCTACCACGATCGATAA
- a CDS encoding CU044_2847 family protein, which produces MELQTKIITVELADGTNVRVEATQIGDRKINFQSRPFEEVTSTIESLSKEIAESVHKVKPDRASVKFGIDIAVESGKLTALMVKGASNANIEITLEWGK; this is translated from the coding sequence ATGGAACTTCAAACCAAGATTATTACAGTAGAACTTGCTGATGGTACAAATGTTCGAGTAGAAGCTACACAAATAGGCGATCGTAAAATCAATTTTCAGTCTCGACCTTTTGAGGAAGTCACAAGTACTATTGAATCCTTATCGAAGGAAATTGCAGAATCAGTGCATAAAGTTAAGCCAGATAGAGCCAGCGTGAAATTTGGTATTGATATTGCAGTTGAATCTGGTAAATTGACGGCTTTAATGGTAAAGGGTGCAAGTAATGCCAATATAGAGATTACTTTGGAATGGGGTAAGTGA
- a CDS encoding metallophosphoesterase family protein, whose product MRFRLFFPQIFFGIALVLCLSFGLHACQSVKSPQVPVAVQPPEETTVPQTQPQIVSQSSLPPETAAIVKNAGADGLFNPNRGDVRLLVISDLNSAYGSTDYDPEVDKGMALIPFWQPDLVLCGGDMVAGQKSTLSEKQIRAMWAAFDDHITAPLRRAKLPFGFTIGNHDASSSLGAKGNFIYQKERDLATEYWNNPTHDPGVQFVDRFEFPFYYTFEYKDIFFLVWDGSSSRIPKEKLEWVEKTLASSKAQAAKMRVLLGHLPLYGIAVGRNEPGNVMDNADRLRAMLERYKVHTYISGHQHTYYPGHRGNLQLLHLGLLGSGPRPLIDSRSRRLKSLTVLDINFNSPELTTYTTYDIQTLKVIQYEQLPRFLAGHNGIVLRRDVEWNELTSEEKSFCVNRLGNNLCSA is encoded by the coding sequence ATGCGTTTTCGACTATTTTTTCCTCAAATCTTTTTTGGAATTGCTTTGGTGCTGTGTCTTTCCTTTGGATTGCATGCCTGTCAATCGGTTAAATCACCACAGGTACCTGTTGCAGTACAACCCCCAGAAGAAACCACTGTTCCCCAAACTCAACCTCAAATAGTTTCACAGTCATCTTTACCTCCGGAAACAGCTGCCATTGTCAAAAACGCTGGAGCGGATGGTTTGTTCAATCCGAACCGTGGCGATGTGCGTTTGTTAGTTATCAGCGATCTCAATAGCGCTTATGGTTCCACGGACTACGATCCAGAAGTGGATAAGGGTATGGCGTTGATTCCCTTTTGGCAACCCGATCTCGTTCTGTGCGGTGGAGACATGGTGGCTGGACAAAAATCAACCCTATCAGAAAAACAAATCCGGGCAATGTGGGCTGCTTTTGATGACCACATTACAGCCCCTCTTCGCCGTGCTAAGCTTCCTTTTGGTTTTACCATTGGGAATCATGATGCTTCCAGCTCCTTAGGAGCCAAAGGTAATTTTATTTACCAAAAAGAGCGAGACTTGGCAACAGAGTACTGGAACAATCCCACACACGACCCAGGCGTTCAATTTGTTGACCGTTTTGAATTTCCTTTTTACTACACTTTTGAGTACAAAGATATCTTTTTCCTGGTGTGGGATGGTTCCTCTAGCCGCATTCCAAAAGAAAAGTTGGAATGGGTAGAAAAAACTCTTGCTAGTTCCAAAGCACAAGCAGCCAAAATGCGAGTTTTACTCGGTCATTTGCCTTTATATGGAATTGCAGTTGGTCGTAACGAGCCAGGAAACGTGATGGATAATGCAGATCGACTGCGAGCAATGCTAGAACGGTACAAAGTACACACCTATATTAGCGGTCATCAGCATACTTACTATCCGGGACATCGTGGTAACTTACAGCTACTCCACTTGGGGCTACTCGGTTCTGGACCTCGACCATTGATTGATAGCAGATCCCGCCGTTTGAAATCTTTAACCGTGCTAGATATTAACTTTAATTCACCAGAATTAACTACCTATACAACTTATGACATTCAAACACTAAAAGTTATTCAATACGAGCAATTACCGCGCTTTTTAGCAGGTCACAATGGTATCGTTTTACGCCGAGATGTGGAATGGAATGAGTTAACATCTGAGGAAAAATCTTTTTGTGTCAATCGTTTGGGTAATAACCTTTGCAGTGCATAA
- a CDS encoding AbrB/MazE/SpoVT family DNA-binding domain-containing protein yields MSTVISRWGNSLAIRIPKAVADRIQVEEGTHVSISISGDSIVITPQKRKKYTLDQLLEGMTPDNFHPEINTGSAVGNEIW; encoded by the coding sequence ATGAGCACAGTCATATCTAGATGGGGAAACAGCTTAGCCATTCGCATTCCTAAAGCAGTAGCCGATCGAATACAAGTTGAGGAAGGTACTCATGTGAGTATCAGTATTTCAGGTGATAGCATTGTGATTACGCCTCAAAAGAGAAAAAAATATACACTTGACCAACTTCTAGAAGGCATGACACCAGATAATTTTCATCCTGAAATTAATACCGGAAGCGCTGTGGGGAATGAGATTTGGTGA